Within Nostoc flagelliforme CCNUN1, the genomic segment AATGCCAAAATGTGGCGTTGACGTAGATATTCTACAGCCAGAAAGTCAAAAGGAGGAAACAAGTATTTGGTAAAGGTGGGAGAATTAGTGTAACCTAAACTATTAATCAATACTAATGATTTTACAAATTGAGGGTAAGTGAGAGTAAAATCAATTGCAGTTGCACCTCCCATTGATGCACCTACTAGTATTATCGGTCTGTTGATTAAAGTTTTCCAAAAATCGTAAAGATGAATTTTAATTGTAGTTGGACTGTAATTTATTTCTTTTCGTCTTTGTGTAAAGCCAAAACCTAACAAATCTACTGCCCATGTTTCATTTTGAGTAGCAAGTAATGGCAACAGAAGACGGAACTCTAGGATGGAACTATCGAAGCCGTGTAGCAGCAGAATTGGTGTTCCCCCACTACCTTTGTGAATGTAGGTTGTGAGGATTGGGTGTTGGCTCAGGGAGGTTGCAAGCGCAATTCTCTCAATACTTTGGACAAAAGCGATCGCTTTTGAGTTTGTTAATTGATTAACTTGTGATGGTAAAAAATTAGGAAACATTACTATTGACTCCAAATTAATTTTCCACAACCCTTTTAGTGGATTAGATTGTTGCAATTGACTATCACTCCCGCCAAGCTAACAAATTCCTATGAATTGCGAACATTTAGACAATCTGACTACGGAAACGTTGCGTCAAGCAGTTCAACATCTTCTTAATTCCCCACACCCTTTCATCCAGCTATATCATGGCTTTGCGCTTGACAAGCGTGCCATTCGGGTCTGAATCCCCTTCGCAAACATTACCTTCTGCCCTCAGCATAGCTGCCTTCTTCAAGAGAACGCTATTTGCCCTATGCTAAAGCGGAAAGTAAAAACAACACTTATGAAATTTGCACAAAATCTTACCCCCCGCCAAGGCTTACTGAAAGCCCTGACTCTAGCAATCCTTGTATTGGCATCCGTAATGCCCCCAACTGTTCTAGCTAACGAGAGTGAAAAAGCAACATTTAACAGCACAACCACGCTCCAAACCATACTCACCAGTAGTCATCGCTCCGTTGCAAATCGTGACCGAGACAAGTACCGTCACCCAGCCCAGACTTTGGAATTCTTCGGTCTGCGCCCAAATATGACCGTAGTTGAATTGTGGCCAGGGGGCGGCTGGTATACTGAGATATTAGCCCCATTTCTAGCGGCAAAGGGGCAACTCATAGTTACTAACTTTGCTTCCAGCACAAGTAAACCCGCTTTGGCTTTCCAAGAGAAGCTGGCAGCTAATCCAGAGATTCTTGGTAAGGTCAAAGTCGCCCAAATCAATCCCCCAAATGAACTTACCCTAGCCCCAGACAATTCTATAGACCTAGTTGTTACCTTTCGCAATATTCACAACTGGGTCAAAGCTGGCTATGACGAGCAGGTTTATGCGGCGGTTTATAAAGCACTCAAGCCAGGGGGCATCTTGGGAGTGGAAGAACACCGCGCCAAACCGGGGACTTCTTTAGAAGAGAGTATTAAAACTGGCTATATGTCTCTTGATGGGGTGATTGCTGCTGTGGAGAAGGCTGGCTTCAAACTGGTAGGCAAATCAGAGATTAATGCCAACCCAAAAGATACCAAGGACTATCCGGGCGGAGTTTGGACACTACCTCCAACCTTGAGCCAAGGTCAAAAGGACAGGCAACGCTTCCTTACCATTGGGGAGAGCGATCGCATGACCCTCAAGTTTATTAAACCCAAAGCCCCCTAATTAGATATAGGGTGCGGTTCGCACCCCAAGCACTACCAATTCTGCTAAAATCGCCTCTGCCAGCACACCAATTTTGAGGCAGTGCTATGTTTGCTACGCCCCGCCGTTAACGTTCTCCCATTCTTGAGATTCAAGCGAGGAAAGTTGAGTCATTGAGTTTTCCTCGCTTGAAATTTTACAGTATTAATTTATACAGATATTTCAGCTTTAAAATATGAAGCGGCTTTACTCCATTGCATTTACATTCTTCAAATCAACATTACACTAATTTAGAAGATAGATACATTTTTGAAAAGTTGAAGCACACTTGCAAAAGCAACTTTAACTATTCAATAATGGTGTACCAATGTCGCTAAAATAGGGTGTAAATAAAGATGGGATATTGATATATATTGAAGATATCAACAGGGGGAAGACTTCACTTAGGTGTCCTTACTGTAATAGTAGTCTAAGGGACTTCCAATTAAAATAATCAATCGCTGTGTAGGCAGGGGAGCAGTGGGCAGGGGGAAAAGAAAAATATCATCTAAATAAATTGGGTAATTTATTCTCTGGAAGTCCTTAATGGCTAAAAAAGGCAAGGTAAAAGAGCATCATTTTGCTCTTTAGTGTTGTTGCACAAAATATTTTTTTGATTGGAGTACGAGTAATATGAAAAAATTAAACATTTCTATTGCACACTTATCGCATAGGGTAACATTAGCGAGTTTGGTGGCTGTGTCTGGATTAGTAGGTGTGATTAATTGCGCTCCCAAAGCATCAGCTGGTCTTTGCCAAAGTATTTCTATCCCTGCATATTTTTATCCAGGAACTTATTGGCAAAAGGCAACAGAGGCAGCGCCGAGAGTTGGTGTGATGATTATGAATCCTAACAGTGGCCCTGGCAGTGCAAAAAATACCGACTACGTTATAGCTGTGAAGAATGCACAAGCAGGAGGCATTAAAGTTATTGGTTATGTACCTACAACTTATGGAACCCGTAGTGCAACGGCTGTTAAAATAGAAATAGATCAATATAAAGCTTGGTATGCGGTAGATGGCATCTTTTTGGATGAAGTAGTTACTAGTACTAATAACCTTGCCTACTACACAAATATCACTAATTACATTCGTAATACAAAAGGTACTTTAGTAATGCTAAACCCTGGTACTGCTCCAGCAGAGGATTATATAAAACTGGCAGACATTACCGTAGTGTTTGAAGATACTTATAGTAATTACCAAAACTGGCAAGCACCAGCTTGGCTATTTAATTATCCTGCGAATAAATTTGCACATCTTATACATACTACATCTGGTACAACTGGGATGAATAATGCGATTGAATTGGCTCTTGTCCGAAATGCAGGCACTATTTATGTAACTGATGATGTTTTGCCGAATCCTTGGGATACTCTTCCTACATACTGGACTAATGAATTAACTGCGATGACAACAAAATGCAGCACTTAAGTAATTGAAAAATAAAGGTATCTCTTCGGGGGGGGTACATTGAGCGACAGTTATCAGCAATGCCTACAAACATTCTCGCCCTTGTATTTTTCTTTCATTAGCTACTTCTTTCGCGGTTGCCATTTTTCTAAGAGGCTGTTTGAAAAGTCGGAGAGATGGTAAAAAAGCTCTCTCAGTATACGCTGTGAATAGATAGTAGACAGCACTGAGAGAGCAACATGAGTAAAGCATACCCCAGCAATCTGACCCGTGTTCAATATGAATTTCTGAGTGAGATGATTCCAGAACCAAAACCTGGTGGTCGCAAGCGTGAAGTTGATATATGGGAAGTCCTTAACGGAATTTTTTATGTCTTGGTAGAAGGAGTTAGATGGCGATCGCTACCGGGTGACTTTCCCGCATGGCAGACAGTGTACACCTATTTTCGTAATTGGCGCAAAGATGGAACTTGGCTAGAAATTCACGATACACTCCGGCAGTGGACGCGAATTGAGCAGGAGCGCCATTCGAGTCCATCAGAGGCAATCATTGATAGTCAAAGTGTGAAAACTGCTGCAATGGTACATAAAGCTGTGGGCTACGATGCGGGCAAGAAAATAAAAGGGCGCAAGCGATTTATGACAGTTGATACCTTGGGTTTAGTTTTGCGGGTCTTGGTAACAGCAGCCAGTGTGGGTGAGCGTGAAGGGGGCAAAAAAGTTCTTAAACGGGTAAAGCAATCTAGCAACCAGGTTTCTCGTTTGACAACCATTTGGGTGGATGGCGGCTTTAATGGTGATCCGTTCATGCAGTGGGTGATGGACTTCTGTCGTTGGATTGTGCAGGTGGTTCTGCGACCAGAACAAACCAAGGGTTTTGTGCTGCTCAAAAAACGTTGGGTCGTGGAGCGGACTTTTGGTTGGTTAATGGGGTGTCGGCGATTGGTTAGAGACTATGAATTATTGCCTGAAACATCGGAGACATTTATCTACCTTGCCATGATTCGGATCATGGTGAGGCGATTAGCATAAAATTTGACCCCTCAAAACTTTTCAAACAGCCTCTAAGTGGATTTTGCCGTTTAACGAATTCGCTGAAGATTTTCTCCAACACTTGTGGACGAATTATTTCCGCAAATACTTGGTGTCAGAGAAAACAGCAGGTAATACAGTCGGAACTAAAATCAGCCGCAATCAAGAGATTTGAGAAAGTCTTTATATCTCGGCGCAAAGTTATCTAAATCAGTACTTGGTGAAAATGGTCAACTCCAGTAAGTCAGAAGAACCTTATGTGACACAAGGTACAAACAATCTTGGCAAAAAGGAAAAGCAATGCGACTACTGTGCCTAAATAAATAGCTTTTTACTGTTCGATTTAGTTCATTAAGGTTAAACGTTGTAGGGGCTTAATTGCCAGCCTGTAGCTCAAGTAGTACTGCAATGATCTGCGTCGGCTCTACACGCTTTGTAAAGTCTGGCTCAACAAAAGCATAAGCAACTGTACCATCTGGAGCAATTACATACGTAGCTGGTATTGGCAATTCAAAAGTCTCATCTCCGTTGGCAGCTAAAAGATCAGCACCTAAGCCTTGCATGATTGGACGCAACGATTCAGGCACTTGGTAAACGATACCAAAGTTACGTGCCACTTGATTGCCAACATCGCTTAAAACCTCAAAATCTAAGCTACTGTCTTGTGCTGTTGACATCGAATAATAATCTGGTATCTGTGGCGAAATAGCGACCAAGGAAGCACCAAGAGCTTGAATTTCTGGCAAAACATCCTGCAACGCTTTCAACTCTAAGTTACAGAATCGACACCATGTTCCTCGAAAGAAGCTGATGACTACTGGCCCAGCTGCCAGCAACTGCTTGAGTTCAACTGCATCGCCGCTCACGTTTGGTAAAGTAAAATCTTTGACGCGATCGCCTATATTTAAGCTGTCCTTGAGAATTTCCGATTGTCTAAGTTCTTCAGTCGTTTGAACAATGACAGCTAACTTGTCTTTAGGAA encodes:
- a CDS encoding class I SAM-dependent methyltransferase — protein: MKFAQNLTPRQGLLKALTLAILVLASVMPPTVLANESEKATFNSTTTLQTILTSSHRSVANRDRDKYRHPAQTLEFFGLRPNMTVVELWPGGGWYTEILAPFLAAKGQLIVTNFASSTSKPALAFQEKLAANPEILGKVKVAQINPPNELTLAPDNSIDLVVTFRNIHNWVKAGYDEQVYAAVYKALKPGGILGVEEHRAKPGTSLEESIKTGYMSLDGVIAAVEKAGFKLVGKSEINANPKDTKDYPGGVWTLPPTLSQGQKDRQRFLTIGESDRMTLKFIKPKAP
- a CDS encoding alpha/beta fold hydrolase — protein: MFPNFLPSQVNQLTNSKAIAFVQSIERIALATSLSQHPILTTYIHKGSGGTPILLLHGFDSSILEFRLLLPLLATQNETWAVDLLGFGFTQRRKEINYSPTTIKIHLYDFWKTLINRPIILVGASMGGATAIDFTLTYPQFVKSLVLINSLGYTNSPTFTKYLFPPFDFLAVEYLRQRHILALNLSSKFPNLDSKVLLAIQCAMLHQETPGWHDAMISYVKTGGYSDLANRIAQIHKPTLILWGEADDMLPLEDAEKFQQSLANSQLIKLKNCGHAPQIEQPQMTYQYISHFLNNCNF
- a CDS encoding IS5 family transposase; this translates as MSKAYPSNLTRVQYEFLSEMIPEPKPGGRKREVDIWEVLNGIFYVLVEGVRWRSLPGDFPAWQTVYTYFRNWRKDGTWLEIHDTLRQWTRIEQERHSSPSEAIIDSQSVKTAAMVHKAVGYDAGKKIKGRKRFMTVDTLGLVLRVLVTAASVGEREGGKKVLKRVKQSSNQVSRLTTIWVDGGFNGDPFMQWVMDFCRWIVQVVLRPEQTKGFVLLKKRWVVERTFGWLMGCRRLVRDYELLPETSETFIYLAMIRIMVRRLA
- a CDS encoding peroxiredoxin-like family protein; this translates as MNLAQELTNLVIQAQAHLPKDKLAVIVQTTEELRQSEILKDSLNIGDRVKDFTLPNVSGDAVELKQLLAAGPVVISFFRGTWCRFCNLELKALQDVLPEIQALGASLVAISPQIPDYYSMSTAQDSSLDFEVLSDVGNQVARNFGIVYQVPESLRPIMQGLGADLLAANGDETFELPIPATYVIAPDGTVAYAFVEPDFTKRVEPTQIIAVLLELQAGN
- a CDS encoding spherulation-specific family 4 protein codes for the protein MKKLNISIAHLSHRVTLASLVAVSGLVGVINCAPKASAGLCQSISIPAYFYPGTYWQKATEAAPRVGVMIMNPNSGPGSAKNTDYVIAVKNAQAGGIKVIGYVPTTYGTRSATAVKIEIDQYKAWYAVDGIFLDEVVTSTNNLAYYTNITNYIRNTKGTLVMLNPGTAPAEDYIKLADITVVFEDTYSNYQNWQAPAWLFNYPANKFAHLIHTTSGTTGMNNAIELALVRNAGTIYVTDDVLPNPWDTLPTYWTNELTAMTTKCST